Genomic window (Musa acuminata AAA Group cultivar baxijiao chromosome BXJ1-9, Cavendish_Baxijiao_AAA, whole genome shotgun sequence):
AATTATTGggaatgtccttgatatagttttATAGGGTTTGACCTATTCATAGTCAATAGGGTTTGGCCTCTTCGCAGTCGACAAGATTTGACCTCCTCCGAGTCAAATGAGTTTGGCACCTTCAGGGTCAAATGAGTGTAATGAACCTCTGTTAACTTTAAATCTAAATCTAGATCGAACAATCAAATTCTATGCTAATAACATATAAGTGATGAAATAAATTAGATACTTATCCAAAATTTTAGTTATAGACCCTCAATCTTTATTTCGTACACTTATCTTGATTATATTCGATCTGATAATGACTTCCATAAACGTAGTTTTGTATAGACTAGCAGAAATTTTAGTTCGGTTCTAGAATTTGAAAttaatcaattaatttcattaacGAATCTCAAACCTGTCTATTTTTTCGAGATATTTGATGAAAAGATATTGTTAAAAAGAGATTTGTAGTTAAAGACCTTATGTGTTTGTTGTTGATAGAACGTGACATGCTCGTAATGAAAAGAAAAGATTTAAATTTGACTAACATTTTGAGAAAGAGATTATGATGCaagaatgaagaaaaaaaaagttgaaaatataacattttcttttctttaaaattttttaCTTATATTAAATTAGTGTGAGAAAATTAGGGTGCACCCTTTGAGAAATATGAAAAAGGGCACGTTTCCAAAGAAAAGTCTAGAAATTCACCCAAATTTATTCTCAGCAAGTGTTCCAaaggaggaaaaaaaattataatatactcAAATTCTTGAGTTTTGAACTATTCTTATTTGAATAGTCGCAATCATGAAagtataaaagataaaaaaggagtggtgaaaaaaatgaaaaaaatattataatttatattataccatttttatattatattaaaaaaatgcatttatcatattttattatattattaaaaggtacattatatattattatatagattagataagaaATATTGTATATTATATAAGATTTGGTCTAACATAATATATTGAGTGAGAATATTTTCAAGTATTGATGCCAATGttaatattttcttaaatcaGATTTGGAAGGGATAGCTAGTTCACATTGCAATTAATTTAGTGATCAGCAAGGGAAGAGTGGCATTCCTTATCAGGATCTCTTATCCATGTTTAGAGTTGGAAATAACAATACCAAGAGCCGTAAGCTCTTATTTTTAACAAAATTATTCCCAAATCTAGTAGTTTATTCTATAGGATAGTGTCCTATTTACTCTCCATGTTGACTCAAGTGTTTCTAAAGAGATTATTAGAAATAGTATTTCTTCTTTCCTTGTATTTATGTTGAGATATTTGAGTTGATTAGTGCATTGTTAcacgataattttttttaattttttttataaaatttcttCTTTCCCTATTAGGTGGGATCCATCCGAAATTGAATGGACTAAGATAAATTATGAGAGGGCTTGGGACTACTGCCCCAATGATGGTTTTGGATTTGTTGCAAAGAATTGTATTACTACATTTGTTTTTCTTAGTTGTACGTATATGATGGATAGGAATAATCTCTATTGTGATTTTTGGAGCTATGCACATTGAAATCTACCAAAGAATCCTTGTTGTTAATTGGTTGGCGAGGTATGAACGTACAACCAAATCATATAATTTTTGAATGGAAGATTAGTTTTCGGAAGTTGATTTCTTGGGAGCACTCTCAAGCCATCCAACCGAATCAATGTTGGAGCTGTTTGAGTTTTTTTTGTTGGATCATTCACAAACTGTGTGTAAAGGATATAACTTTTGTTTCTTACATCAAATCTGTGATGCTGGTCAAAGCTAATACACCACTTCTAATTTAGTGAAGGACTCGATAGTCGGATCTTTCCTTCCTCTGCAATTTCATTGGGCTGTTCCGATCAATGTTTCTCTCTTCTCCAGCAATATCATTGTGATTTCTCTAGAAATGCATCATTGCAGTTTATAAATTGTAAGTATGGAACAAACACTTGCGTGAATCGATGAGATATCGGCGGCGACCACTGATTCCAAGACTGTACTATCAATAATCAAATCTAAGCTGATCGACACCTTGCGATGCTATTATTAATTCTTGATGTCATTATTAATTTGGTGATTAGAAAAAGGACACGATCGTCGCATATGGGCTCATATGCTAATCATAAAAGGATGTGTTTATCTCGATGGCATCACTCGAACGTTCTCTCTATGCTGGAGACATGTACTGTCCATCCGAGACTTGGGAGCTCCGTCGTTGCTGTTGACTGATCGATTTTTGCTTGATGACACTCTTGACTTCATGTTCTTTCTTATCGACGAAAGCAATCAGATCCTTGATGCTGGTTAAACGCATCGGACGCTTGAAGCTGCGCTCCGATTCGGGGATTCCGACCGTTTCTTGGCTACTACTGTACTCGTTATACTGGCAAAGTATTCTCGCGAAGAAGATGACGAGAGCAACCAGACATGCAAGACCAGAGATAAGAAAAAGGCCCCAGAAACTCCCGAGGCTTAGCCGGTTCGAACCGATCCCGCTGTCCTGTGAGCTGCATCCGGTGGGTGGCAACCATTTGTCGTGGATCCTCTGGAGATCACCGTTTTCCGACAGTCTCAGGATGGCCGTGGACAAGTCCACCGCAAGAGGAGAGTCTCTCGGGAATGCCTGTCGAGACATGGGCTTCGAGTTGTCAAGGTGTTTGAGAGAAGGGGATACGAGTGCGGTGGTGAAGACAAGAGTACTTACGAAGCCCCATCCACTTTTGGTGAACTCCTGACCGACCGTCTTGAACTTGCAGTTTGTGGACAAGAAGAGTTCCACGTAGGGAAGCTCGTCGACTATGGCGGCTACGCCTCCACGTTGTGGCCCGAGCTCGAGTGCCCTGGCGTAGTCTTCAGGATTATTCAGGGATACCAACCGTGACTCGGCGATGTTGAGCTCTTCCGTCATATAGTTCTTCGCAAATGAACCCACCTGATATCCGATAGGGTCAGAGGTATGTATCAAGCTATCCAGTCCTCGGATCCCTGACGAGAGTTGCTCAACCGTGAGGATGGATGTCAGACTTGCAGTGTAGCTTGAATTGATGATCAAGACTACGAAAAGCCAGATGATCAGCACGAACCGCCCGAGCGAACTCACAGTTCTCTCTTCTGCAAGTATGCCGATGTGATTTCAATGTTCAGAGTGTAAAAGAACAAAATCATCTCAAATACTCGTTATTAGCACATCGGGGATTTGAGGTGTTCGTATGATTTACTTACTCTGAGCAAAGAACATCGTGGAGAAACTAAACctgcaaaagataaatctttgaATCCATCAGTACATCTGAATAGTGTTGCATTGGTAAACCATGGAAAGAAGTAAAGACGAGTAGTGTAGGAACACTAACCAGCATATCGTCACGAGTTGCTTTCTTGGAGACCCACGGAATTCGGCGTTCAGGCGATGCTCAAGAATCCAAACTACTGCTcccacaaaaagaaagaaagcccCTGTGACGCACCACATCTGTATCGTAAAAGGTTTCAGGAAAGCCCATGCGCTCGAGTTCGTCTCCTTGACCGGTGCAACAATGACGAGGCCCGATTCCACGTATGGCTGTGTGAAATCGACGATCCGTGTCCTGTTCGTCACGATGGTTATGTCCCCCACAGCTGCATCGAAGTACTGAAGAACAAACTCGAGAAGTTACATGACTGCAGATGCATATATCTAAAGCATGTTAGAATGACAGAAGAACCAAACCAGCGCAGCACTCACGTTTTCATAGACCCTTTGCACGAGATCATCGTAGCTGGGATTCTTCAGCCCATCTCCAAACAGAATGAATGACAAGGGAACCGGGTATGGCAACAAGTCAACTGCAGCTTTGAACACATCAATGCAGTATCCTTGGACGCCGTCAGGGCTGTCATCTCTCGATACAAATTCCTTGTAACTCGTTCGATACGGGACCCCAATCCGCAAAGGCTTTCCATTGTTGGGGAACGCCCAACCTCTTGGAGTAGCCGTGGTTTCTCCAGGCCAGATGACACTGTAAAGCTGCCGGCTACTGGTGGAAGCGTTTGGTGGATTTCGATACGACACTTGAGGAGCAACGACTGAAAGACCGGAATAGTTCGACCAGAATCCGATCCTCCGCGAACCTGTGCCTCCGATGTTAAGTATGTCATAGGCTGGATTGATCAGATCGCCATCGGAATCGAACTGGACTTGACCGCTCACACCCGAGAAGTTTGTCAGCAGCAATTTGTCGAGTAACTTATCGCCACCATCAAAGCGTTTGAGCGCCGACAAATGCAGTGAACTTCCACTCGGGTCATGCAATATAGGATCATCGGAGAAAGCAATTGTTTGTTCTTCGTGGAGGAACTGATCGATAGCATGAGCGAGCAACCAAACAGAATCATACGCGTGAAACGCATAAGTGTTCAAGCTTGAGCTTGCCTTCCCGTTCCGAAACATATTGCTCCATCTGAAGGTAAATGCTCGCTTGAGATCAGACTCCGGGACATGCTGGCGAAGAACAATGGCCCCTTGTATAAGATCCATCGTGTCTGGGTTGGCTGACTCGGTCGAATCTACAACAGAAGCAAGCCAATCTGATGCTATCCACACATAACCATCACCCATCATTCCTAGAGATCTTGCCACCGAGAAGACCGTGAGACCCGAATCAGGGTTTACATGAACGACGTAAACCCGGGATTCCAATAGATTTATCTTCTCCAGCAAGTCAGTGATCGCGCTTCCGTCCGCGTTCGGAGGGAAGGCAGCTTTGTAGGAGATCTTAGAGCGTTTCTCGGCCAGAGCATCACCTAAAGCATTTATTCCTCCTCTACCAAAATCGTCATCCACAAAGATGGCAATGACCTCTCTCCAACCGTAGTGATCGATTATATCAGCTACTGCATTCATCTGGAAATGATCGCTCTGCGTCGTGCGAACCAAATAAGAGTACTCCAGAGAAGAAAGCGAAGGATCTGTGGCAGCGAAAGCGAGGAGTGGCACACGGAGCTCCTTGGCAGCATGTGAGACAACATGGGCGATTCCAGAGGACTGAGGTCCTATTATGGCAACCACCTGTTTCTCCATCAACTGCAATGCTGCAACAGCAACAACTTTCCTCGTCACAGAAACCCAATCCAAGACCACAGAAACATCAATGGAAGTTCCACCTACATCAACTCTACAGGATTGCAGCTCGGTAGCtaatgttagagctagccccaggatatttaccaaaggataattttggcaacacaacaagataataaagcggaaagaataaagcgacaagaacaaacaaaacaccagaacaccagatatacgtggttcggtca
Coding sequences:
- the LOC135592390 gene encoding glutamate receptor 3.4-like; the protein is MEKQVVAIIGPQSSGIAHVVSHAAKELRVPLLAFAATDPSLSSLEYSYLVRTTQSDHFQMNAVADIIDHYGWREVIAIFVDDDFGRGGINALGDALAEKRSKISYKAAFPPNADGSAITDLLEKINLLESRVYVVHVNPDSGLTVFSVARSLGMMGDGYVWIASDWLASVVDSTESANPDTMDLIQGAIVLRQHVPESDLKRAFTFRWSNMFRNGKASSSLNTYAFHAYDSVWLLAHAIDQFLHEEQTIAFSDDPILHDPSGSSLHLSALKRFDGGDKLLDKLLLTNFSGVSGQVQFDSDGDLINPAYDILNIGGTGSRRIGFWSNYSGLSVVAPQVSYRNPPNASTSSRQLYSVIWPGETTATPRGWAFPNNGKPLRIGVPYRTSYKEFVSRDDSPDGVQGYCIDVFKAAVDLLPYPVPLSFILFGDGLKNPSYDDLVQRVYENYFDAAVGDITIVTNRTRIVDFTQPYVESGLVIVAPVKETNSSAWAFLKPFTIQMWCVTGAFFLFVGAVVWILEHRLNAEFRGSPRKQLVTICWFSFSTMFFAQKERTVSSLGRFVLIIWLFVVLIINSSYTASLTSILTVEQLSSGIRGLDSLIHTSDPIGYQVGSFAKNYMTEELNIAESRLVSLNNPEDYARALELGPQRGGVAAIVDELPYVELFLSTNCKFKTVGQEFTKSGWGFAFPRDSPLAVDLSTAILRLSENGDLQRIHDKWLPPTGCSSQDSGIGSNRLSLGSFWGLFLISGLACLVALVIFFARILCQYNEYSSSQETVGIPESERSFKRPMRLTSIKDLIAFVDKKEHEVKSVIKQKSISQQQRRSSQVSDGQYMSPA